Within the Mucilaginibacter sp. CSA2-8R genome, the region GTAGGCTTTGGGTATGTTAAGCTCGTGGCCGTCTCGCAGTGCGTAAAAATGCGGCGACATCAATTCAATGCCTGCTTCGTTAAACACATCCTGTACGTTTTCAAAAAGCCTGGAATAAATAGCGGCCTGCTTGTTTGGCTGTTTAGTGTAAGCATTAAGCTGGTAGGTAATATAATAATCATCTAAACTTAGCTGTAATACAAACGGCGGCGGATCGTTTTCTACCAGTTCGGTACGGCTGGCAGCAGTGGTAAGCAAGTCATATACTGTACGCCATTCTATATCATAACCAACGGTAACGTTGGTGTATAAGATAAGGCCTTTCTCGGGCGCATCACTACTGTAGTTAACAGTGTGGCTATTCATCACCGTAGAATTGGGGATGGAAATAATCTCATTTTTGGTAGTCCGGATGCGCGTTACCAATAACGAGCGCTCAATAATATCGCCGTGAACCTCTCCTATTTTCACCCGGTCGCCTTTATGAAATGCTCTCATATAAGTAAGTACCAACCCCGCTACCACATTACTTAAAGCACCGGCCGAACCAAATGTAAAAAGCACACCTACAAATACAGACACCCCCTTAAATATTGCCGAATCAGACCCCGGCATGTAAGGAAAAATGACGATGAGCATAAACGCCAGAATAAGCACTCTGATAATTTGATAAGTAGGATTAGCCCAATCAGAGTAAAAACCCGGCAAACTAAGCGCACCCCGTTCAATCTCGTTTTTAAAGAATCTTAAAATACGCAGTACATACCTGAAAACAAGCACCAGCACCACGATGGTGAAAAAGTTAGGCAGGTAATTCCATACAGAAGTTAGTATTCGCTTCACGGGCGTGGTAACGTAGCTCAGCAAAACCTGCGAAAAATTTTGCGTCCAGGGGAAGATGCCAAATAATACCGGCAGTGCCAGGTATACAGCTACCAATATTACTAGCCACTTAAAAAAGGTAAGCACCGAGATGATAAATGCAGCCTCCTGCTTGCCATCTAACAGCTCGTACGTACGAATATGCACCCCGTTGAGCCAGGTGCCGGTGAGCGAATCAATCCAGCGGTTTAGTTTACGAAAAAGCCTGTTAATAAAATAAATAACCAGCAATAATATGGAGATTACGAGCAAGGCTAAGCCAGCCTCCCGGAGCAGGGTACGCCAGCTGGTTTGCTGCTGGTAATTGATAACGGCTTTGCCTATAGCTGTTTTGTATTGCTGTGCCAGCATCTCGCGCGACTGGTTCATCCAAAGGGCATCCTGCTCAGAAACGGAAATGATAAGATCGCCTTTATACACGATGTCGGTAGTGCTTTCGGCAGGTATAATTTGCAGCGAATCTGGCGAGAAACGAAAATCGTCATGTAGTTTGCGGATACGGTTTACCACGGCATCTGCCCGCTCGCCGGCAGTAAAGCTGCCCTGCTTGCTGT harbors:
- a CDS encoding mechanosensitive ion channel family protein, translating into MRPILVLCFSLLLILPFALFAQVPDTSVKQVDSFRNAALDQQSIELQRLKNAHLADSLREQQLQLQLNAVQSTNYLKKEALIKELAALRSADSLRLSRQRRQVDSLRSIVKGFPVKPFLDTLFLLYSKQGSFTAGERADAVVNRIRKLHDDFRFSPDSLQIIPAESTTDIVYKGDLIISVSEQDALWMNQSREMLAQQYKTAIGKAVINYQQQTSWRTLLREAGLALLVISILLLVIYFINRLFRKLNRWIDSLTGTWLNGVHIRTYELLDGKQEAAFIISVLTFFKWLVILVAVYLALPVLFGIFPWTQNFSQVLLSYVTTPVKRILTSVWNYLPNFFTIVVLVLVFRYVLRILRFFKNEIERGALSLPGFYSDWANPTYQIIRVLILAFMLIVIFPYMPGSDSAIFKGVSVFVGVLFTFGSAGALSNVVAGLVLTYMRAFHKGDRVKIGEVHGDIIERSLLVTRIRTTKNEIISIPNSTVMNSHTVNYSSDAPEKGLILYTNVTVGYDIEWRTVYDLLTTAASRTELVENDPPPFVLQLSLDDYYITYQLNAYTKQPNKQAAIYSRLFENVQDVFNEAGIELMSPHFYALRDGHELNIPKAYRPANEGAKAIQVKFNGERKNDK